In a single window of the Desulfuribacillus alkaliarsenatis genome:
- a CDS encoding YobA family protein — protein MRNILFLVIALIVIVISGCTSELTDKELDPSEQGVQEGHIVDISETRILVVSDITREQAFQITQEQLLSNGVGKMAVWYSVEDISTYEIGQLVRVKSEYMLESYPAQSEAIKVQVVEQP, from the coding sequence TTGCGTAATATACTCTTTTTAGTAATAGCGCTGATTGTAATTGTAATAAGCGGCTGCACATCGGAACTAACGGACAAAGAATTAGATCCAAGTGAACAGGGAGTTCAAGAAGGTCATATAGTTGACATTAGCGAAACGCGAATTCTTGTAGTAAGTGATATAACTAGAGAGCAAGCATTTCAAATAACCCAGGAGCAATTACTAAGTAACGGCGTGGGGAAAATGGCAGTCTGGTATAGTGTAGAAGATATTTCAACATATGAAATTGGTCAGCTTGTAAGAGTAAAGTCCGAATATATGCTTGAAAGCTATCCGGCACAATCTGAGGCTATTAAAGTCCAAGTTGTTGAACAACCTTAG
- a CDS encoding alpha/beta fold hydrolase: MPKILVNDLNVYYEIHGEGRPLVFIHGAWMTQKMWDKQVEHFSKNFQVITYDVRGHGQTGGSSFKSYSIELFAEDLNELLKALKVQAPIVCGLSMGGMIAQAYASRFPENISALILSDTAVSTELTLNDKLLKYILAPKWMFLLTVRLLGMKKYTDFAIWYSRVSRSKEWIGEDEQITEYIKNEMLKYDVTEFNKIFAVLYDFKIQPIDRIKSPTLIINGEYESKSVFKHAEKMEKMIDKAQSVVIKGAGHVPNLEKAAEFNQVIEDLIVKEN, encoded by the coding sequence ATGCCGAAAATTCTTGTTAATGACCTAAATGTATACTATGAAATTCATGGTGAAGGTAGGCCATTGGTTTTTATTCATGGGGCTTGGATGACCCAAAAAATGTGGGACAAGCAAGTTGAACACTTCTCTAAGAACTTTCAGGTAATAACATATGATGTTAGAGGTCATGGGCAAACAGGCGGCTCAAGCTTTAAAAGCTATTCAATTGAATTGTTCGCTGAAGATCTTAATGAATTATTAAAGGCATTAAAAGTTCAGGCTCCAATAGTATGTGGTCTATCTATGGGTGGAATGATTGCACAAGCTTATGCTTCAAGGTTCCCTGAGAATATAAGTGCATTAATATTATCTGACACAGCCGTATCTACAGAGCTAACACTCAACGACAAGCTGTTAAAATATATTTTAGCGCCTAAGTGGATGTTCTTGCTAACTGTAAGGTTATTGGGCATGAAGAAATATACTGATTTTGCCATCTGGTATAGTCGCGTATCAAGAAGTAAAGAGTGGATAGGCGAGGATGAGCAAATCACAGAGTACATTAAAAATGAAATGCTCAAGTACGATGTTACGGAATTTAATAAAATATTTGCTGTATTATATGACTTTAAAATACAACCAATAGACAGGATAAAGTCACCGACGCTAATAATTAACGGGGAGTATGAGTCTAAGTCTGTATTTAAACACGCTGAAAAGATGGAAAAGATGATTGATAAGGCTCAATCAGTTGTTATTAAAGGAGCGGGACATGTGCCAAACCTAGAAAAAGCAGCTGAGTTTAATCAAGTTATTGAGGATTTGATTGTAAAAGAAAATTAG
- a CDS encoding tetratricopeptide repeat protein, whose translation MKQYIRFKVKHVITTIGALLAIIMLGYIFLPSALMAIGDNYRAKGETETAKVYYDRISQYFPRSGKTAEALEKAADITMNNNLLMITPKSVGGFHSRMNRVVSEEAKTYYLELAERFPNTFQGQRAITTLTTMDALESISRNRIDDALNTIKHYFETHRWPDTYIAIDIAYTLRNNSYYTEAIDLLKYVLDRDNKAKIPDLHVLLGDLYAVSGDIELAKVHYEHAIAVHTEIYELDRNRQEHEAIRLESRFYEEITDSIQNKIARLDNLDSLGVGIVTGSINLHGKPLSDIQIMLQPYNDPHSFPVGSPDALWTVSDNNGEFTFNNVTPGEYGLGFVVDLDVVGDVILKGGAFPQSMLTVETEGTYHWDFSLVDTLTVNYPIDSAVIEDDTINFSWEPLADAAYYTLRFGIYFDNGTSFGQGPLEKHYANQATVTMDDLISFQTGYSFDKQGPTPESLFGYAMPGGKYFWGVDAHAEDGTILTSSRGYVASQNTDFTISNRELLEADKLLLNREYGKAIVAYEKLLEESPNYSHALRMLAKIYSFETSAYTESFNFTDFDKAIEYYERLYKITGHTGYLDSIISIYYYSLDDFSNAYDTLKRLAAIASLNDWQHMQIASIEGHFGNYEHGLGQLLKAESKYYKTEAALRILTGITNVADKDHRWNTAMLDYRNNYQPEAIEGLLQDIAGTPALEAIDFLSRQDLTPNEAFIKLSMQMVEPALRKEQNDILSAFEAQYSAIDSKLVQIANRLYKH comes from the coding sequence ATGAAACAATATATTCGCTTTAAAGTAAAGCATGTTATTACCACTATAGGGGCATTGTTGGCAATTATTATGCTTGGTTATATATTCTTACCTTCTGCATTGATGGCTATCGGCGATAATTATCGAGCTAAAGGTGAAACAGAGACTGCAAAAGTCTACTACGACCGTATCAGTCAATATTTTCCACGCAGCGGGAAAACCGCTGAAGCTTTAGAGAAAGCCGCTGATATTACTATGAATAATAACCTTCTAATGATTACTCCTAAATCAGTAGGTGGATTTCATTCAAGAATGAATCGTGTTGTATCTGAAGAAGCAAAAACATATTATCTAGAGCTTGCAGAGAGATTTCCAAATACTTTTCAAGGGCAAAGAGCTATCACGACGCTAACTACTATGGACGCATTAGAATCAATTAGTAGAAACCGTATAGATGATGCGTTGAATACGATAAAGCACTATTTTGAGACACATCGTTGGCCTGATACTTATATTGCTATCGATATTGCGTATACTCTAAGAAACAACAGCTACTATACTGAGGCCATTGATTTACTTAAGTATGTTTTAGATAGAGACAACAAAGCGAAAATTCCTGATTTACATGTGCTGCTTGGCGATCTTTACGCAGTTTCAGGAGACATAGAATTAGCTAAAGTGCATTATGAGCACGCTATAGCAGTCCATACTGAAATATACGAACTTGATAGAAATCGTCAAGAGCATGAAGCTATTAGACTTGAATCTAGGTTTTACGAGGAGATAACAGATAGCATTCAAAATAAGATAGCTAGATTAGATAACCTAGATTCACTAGGAGTAGGCATTGTAACTGGTAGTATAAACCTTCATGGAAAGCCTTTATCTGATATTCAAATTATGCTACAACCGTACAATGACCCACATTCGTTCCCTGTCGGCTCGCCTGATGCTTTATGGACTGTAAGTGATAATAACGGTGAGTTTACTTTTAATAATGTTACTCCTGGAGAATATGGGCTTGGATTTGTCGTTGACTTAGATGTAGTTGGGGATGTAATTCTTAAAGGCGGAGCTTTTCCTCAATCTATGCTCACAGTGGAAACAGAGGGAACGTACCATTGGGACTTTTCTCTAGTAGATACACTTACAGTTAATTACCCTATTGATAGCGCAGTAATTGAGGATGATACAATAAACTTTAGCTGGGAGCCATTAGCAGATGCAGCTTATTACACACTGAGATTTGGCATATATTTTGACAATGGCACTTCCTTTGGTCAGGGACCGCTAGAAAAGCATTACGCAAATCAAGCAACAGTAACTATGGATGATTTAATCTCGTTTCAAACTGGTTATAGCTTTGATAAGCAAGGTCCAACTCCAGAATCTCTATTTGGCTATGCAATGCCAGGTGGTAAATATTTTTGGGGTGTTGATGCCCATGCTGAAGATGGAACTATTTTAACTTCTTCTAGGGGATATGTAGCTAGTCAAAATACAGACTTTACAATCTCTAATCGCGAACTGCTTGAGGCCGATAAATTATTACTTAATCGAGAATACGGAAAAGCTATTGTAGCCTATGAAAAGCTTTTAGAAGAAAGCCCAAATTACTCCCATGCATTAAGAATGCTTGCAAAAATCTATAGCTTTGAAACTTCTGCTTATACTGAGAGTTTTAATTTCACTGATTTTGACAAGGCTATTGAATACTATGAACGTCTTTATAAAATTACTGGTCACACTGGTTACTTAGATAGCATCATAAGTATCTATTACTACTCTTTAGATGATTTTAGTAACGCATATGATACGTTAAAGCGGTTGGCAGCAATTGCTTCTCTCAATGACTGGCAGCATATGCAAATAGCTAGTATAGAAGGGCACTTTGGAAACTATGAGCACGGCTTGGGGCAATTGTTAAAGGCTGAAAGTAAGTACTACAAAACAGAAGCCGCTTTACGTATACTTACAGGTATAACCAATGTGGCAGACAAAGACCATCGCTGGAATACTGCAATGTTAGACTATCGGAATAACTATCAACCAGAAGCTATTGAAGGACTCTTGCAAGATATTGCTGGTACGCCAGCACTTGAAGCTATTGATTTCCTATCCAGGCAGGATTTAACACCTAACGAAGCATTTATTAAATTATCTATGCAAATGGTAGAACCAGCGCTTCGCAAGGAACAAAACGACATACTTAGTGCTTTTGAAGCTCAATACTCTGCAATTGATTCAAAATTAGTACAAATTGCAAATCGACTATATAAGCATTAA
- a CDS encoding RNA polymerase sigma factor, giving the protein MVSPGDDLLNRLKANDEAAYAEIVTLYGDRILHLAYTIVGDRQLAVDVVQETFIGLYEKLYTFKGDSSLYTWLVRVALNKAKNKVRPSFFKKITYLWDIKATDASPLPEEIIEKKDRHEQVREVLTSLPIKYRDVLYLHYYEELKIYEIAEILDVSDSAIKSRLARGREQLQKILVDRGLQ; this is encoded by the coding sequence ATGGTAAGCCCCGGGGACGATTTGTTAAATAGACTAAAGGCTAATGATGAAGCTGCCTACGCTGAGATAGTCACACTTTATGGTGATAGAATTCTGCACCTTGCTTATACCATTGTAGGTGACCGCCAACTTGCAGTGGATGTTGTGCAAGAAACCTTTATAGGTTTATATGAAAAACTTTACACATTTAAAGGGGATAGTTCTCTCTATACTTGGCTTGTACGCGTAGCTTTAAATAAAGCTAAAAATAAAGTACGACCTAGTTTTTTTAAAAAAATCACGTACCTCTGGGATATTAAAGCAACGGACGCTAGCCCGCTGCCTGAAGAAATTATAGAAAAGAAAGATCGACATGAACAGGTTAGAGAAGTACTTACTTCACTACCGATAAAATACCGTGATGTTCTTTACCTTCATTACTACGAAGAGTTAAAAATATATGAAATTGCAGAGATACTTGACGTCAGTGACTCTGCTATAAAATCTAGATTGGCTAGAGGCCGAGAGCAATTGCAAAAAATATTGGTAGACAGGGGGCTTCAGTAA
- a CDS encoding TetR/AcrR family transcriptional regulator encodes MPPKTKFAQEEIVEAAFEIAKEEGIESITIRKVASKLGSSIAPIYVNFKTIEELKEAVIQRIFKLSEELLKVRYTDQPFLNVGIASLRFAKDYPMLFRDLMLSNNKYLQNHQPDLSGVFQEMGQDPELEGFTQEQMLEVLFKMRVFTLGLSVMEANGLLPKEFDDQAVIDFLASMGSDVVAAARLKSQNND; translated from the coding sequence ATGCCACCAAAAACCAAATTCGCACAAGAGGAAATCGTAGAAGCAGCTTTTGAAATCGCCAAAGAAGAAGGAATAGAAAGCATCACTATCCGTAAGGTAGCCAGTAAACTAGGCAGTTCAATCGCACCAATATACGTTAACTTTAAAACCATAGAAGAGCTAAAGGAGGCAGTAATACAGAGAATCTTTAAGTTATCTGAAGAGCTTCTAAAGGTTCGCTATACTGACCAACCGTTTTTGAACGTAGGGATTGCAAGCTTAAGATTTGCAAAGGATTATCCAATGTTGTTTAGGGATCTAATGCTTAGTAATAACAAATATCTACAGAATCATCAACCTGATTTAAGTGGTGTATTTCAAGAGATGGGGCAGGATCCAGAACTTGAAGGCTTCACACAGGAACAGATGCTGGAAGTTTTATTTAAAATGAGAGTTTTCACTTTGGGATTGTCTGTTATGGAGGCGAACGGTTTGTTACCAAAAGAATTTGATGATCAAGCAGTAATTGATTTTTTAGCAAGTATGGGATCTGATGTCGTAGCTGCGGCACGTTTAAAGTCTCAAAATAATGACTAA
- a CDS encoding serine hydrolase domain-containing protein, protein MNTEQVIKAIEDSFRKQVQKDDKVQNAYLMVHWEKADIHMNIAEGETRGITANPQQPNYMASVGKIFTATLIAMLHEQGKLSFEDQIIKYIDEDIAKKLHVYKGKDYTDQIKIKHLLNQTSGLFDNFWPLIDQMLENPDFNMSPKEAIIWGRDNLESKDIPGKKLYYTDTNYHLLGLIIERVTGKTFDQALKEYFFQPLDMKHSYVLHTSEPIEKCPYPMADFYFKGNRINDYQGYKGIDYAGGGVVATNEDLLKFMKALATYRLVSKETLDLMKQDKARFGIAIDYGYSIWQFKTIPIIMPKKFNCWGCVGATGAFMFYHPELDAYVIGNFNDVSYMSKGLMFMLKKVINNLTKLKV, encoded by the coding sequence ATGAATACGGAACAGGTAATTAAGGCCATTGAAGACTCCTTTAGAAAGCAAGTTCAAAAAGACGATAAAGTTCAAAACGCCTATTTAATGGTTCATTGGGAAAAGGCAGACATTCATATGAACATTGCAGAAGGAGAAACCAGAGGTATTACTGCAAATCCACAACAGCCAAACTATATGGCTAGCGTCGGCAAAATATTTACTGCTACCCTAATAGCAATGCTACACGAACAAGGAAAGCTATCCTTTGAAGATCAAATAATAAAGTATATTGATGAAGATATAGCAAAAAAACTCCATGTATACAAGGGTAAAGACTATACAGATCAAATTAAAATTAAGCATTTATTGAATCAAACATCAGGATTGTTCGATAACTTCTGGCCGCTAATAGATCAGATGCTAGAAAACCCAGATTTCAACATGAGCCCTAAGGAAGCAATTATCTGGGGTCGAGATAACCTCGAGTCAAAAGACATTCCAGGGAAAAAACTATACTATACAGACACGAACTATCATTTACTAGGGTTAATCATAGAAAGGGTAACTGGTAAAACCTTTGACCAGGCACTAAAAGAATATTTCTTCCAACCACTTGATATGAAGCACTCTTATGTTCTTCATACATCAGAGCCAATTGAAAAGTGCCCTTATCCAATGGCAGACTTTTATTTCAAAGGAAATAGAATAAATGATTATCAGGGGTACAAGGGGATTGATTATGCTGGCGGTGGCGTGGTAGCTACGAATGAGGACTTGCTGAAATTTATGAAGGCACTGGCAACATATAGGTTAGTGAGCAAAGAAACGCTAGATTTAATGAAACAGGATAAAGCGCGCTTTGGAATAGCAATTGATTACGGTTATAGTATTTGGCAATTTAAAACAATACCAATAATCATGCCTAAGAAGTTTAATTGCTGGGGATGTGTCGGGGCGACAGGTGCCTTTATGTTTTATCATCCAGAATTAGATGCTTATGTAATTGGTAACTTTAACGACGTTTCTTATATGAGTAAAGGTTTAATGTTTATGCTTAAAAAGGTTATTAACAACTTAACAAAGCTAAAAGTATAG
- a CDS encoding serine hydrolase domain-containing protein, translated as MLKVKKVMVRMLLIGLVLIFLQASSAVAESINKDDITVYLDEIIKAQIEEHNIPNSTVAVVIDGQVAFMKGYGYSDLDDLKAVDPANTIFRVGSTSKVFTWTAVMQLVEQGKIDLKADVNTYLDFKLNTSSVTMEHLLSHTAGFEDTITDLFAISEHHFLSLEEYLKKHVPAHIYPAGEVIAYSNYGTTLAGYIVERVSGMSFEQYVDEHILAPLGMGKSTFEQPLPVHLAPFMTKGYRYIDGEFVEGSFELMPAPAGGLSTTAADMAQFMLAHLQADDRILQPETYKQMHRQLYSQHPYVDGIAHGFIEQRVNGQRALAHGGSTMLFDSGMYLIPEQNIGIFYAYSGGNYLLHVELFQAFMDQYFPVDNMVVQESLIGAKERAKQYVGEYHPNRRNISTDEKILALVMGPMTVKADVDGSLLVSNMMETNRFVEIEPGIYRNTREGMSMDPYGQFRTIVFDTTPYGELLLVTDGVMSYTKAAWNETTVFTLGTILISIMILIGSLIYWVAAFIVRKVKGNNTQETTRLAVIGRLVAIAFAVLVLAFLLSFLAGSEMDPVYQLPVSAFDPAPTSLLDLIRPIMLVVIGIALIGFMVLIWFKKQGSLGARIHYTVFTGAAILLIWVLNNWNLL; from the coding sequence ATGTTAAAAGTAAAAAAGGTTATGGTAAGGATGCTACTAATCGGTTTAGTACTCATATTCTTACAGGCTTCCAGCGCTGTAGCGGAGTCTATAAATAAAGATGATATTACTGTATATCTAGATGAGATAATTAAAGCGCAAATCGAGGAGCATAATATACCGAATTCTACCGTGGCAGTGGTGATTGATGGGCAAGTTGCGTTTATGAAGGGCTACGGTTATTCAGACTTAGATGATTTAAAGGCAGTTGACCCAGCGAATACAATATTTCGCGTCGGTTCCACTTCCAAAGTATTTACATGGACTGCTGTAATGCAATTAGTAGAGCAAGGAAAGATAGATTTAAAAGCAGACGTTAATACGTATCTAGATTTCAAGCTAAATACTAGCTCAGTAACTATGGAACATTTGTTAAGTCATACGGCAGGGTTTGAAGACACTATTACTGATTTGTTCGCAATTTCAGAACATCATTTTCTTAGTTTAGAAGAGTATTTAAAAAAGCATGTTCCAGCACATATTTATCCAGCTGGCGAAGTAATTGCGTACTCGAACTATGGAACTACTTTGGCAGGATATATTGTGGAAAGGGTTTCTGGCATGTCGTTTGAACAGTATGTGGATGAACATATACTTGCACCTTTAGGGATGGGAAAAAGCACATTTGAACAGCCATTGCCAGTGCATCTAGCACCTTTTATGACGAAGGGATATCGTTATATTGATGGAGAGTTTGTCGAGGGAAGCTTTGAATTAATGCCAGCTCCTGCCGGTGGCTTGAGCACAACAGCCGCAGATATGGCTCAATTTATGTTAGCTCATTTGCAAGCTGATGATCGAATTTTACAACCCGAAACATACAAGCAAATGCATAGACAGCTATACAGCCAGCATCCTTACGTCGATGGGATAGCCCATGGTTTTATAGAACAACGGGTGAATGGGCAACGAGCTTTAGCCCACGGTGGCAGTACGATGTTATTTGATAGTGGTATGTACCTGATACCAGAACAAAATATAGGCATATTTTACGCATACAGTGGTGGCAATTATTTATTACATGTAGAATTATTTCAAGCATTCATGGATCAATATTTTCCAGTGGATAATATGGTTGTTCAGGAGTCATTAATTGGAGCAAAAGAAAGGGCAAAACAGTATGTTGGCGAATATCATCCTAATCGGAGAAATATATCGACGGATGAGAAAATACTTGCATTAGTAATGGGGCCGATGACTGTAAAAGCAGATGTAGATGGTTCGTTACTAGTATCTAACATGATGGAGACAAATCGTTTTGTTGAGATAGAGCCAGGGATTTATCGAAATACTAGAGAGGGCATGTCAATGGACCCTTATGGTCAATTCCGTACAATAGTGTTTGATACGACTCCCTATGGAGAGTTACTATTAGTTACAGATGGCGTAATGAGCTATACGAAAGCAGCTTGGAATGAGACTACAGTCTTTACGCTCGGGACGATTCTGATATCGATAATGATATTAATTGGCTCTCTGATATATTGGGTAGCCGCATTTATTGTAAGGAAAGTAAAAGGTAATAATACTCAGGAGACTACTAGGTTAGCTGTAATAGGTCGGTTGGTAGCGATAGCTTTTGCAGTGCTAGTGTTAGCGTTTTTACTAAGTTTTCTAGCAGGTTCTGAGATGGATCCCGTTTACCAGTTGCCAGTAAGTGCCTTTGACCCAGCTCCTACTAGCTTACTAGATTTAATACGACCTATTATGCTGGTTGTTATAGGAATAGCATTGATAGGATTTATGGTACTGATATGGTTTAAGAAGCAAGGGAGCTTAGGAGCTCGTATACACTATACAGTCTTTACAGGAGCGGCAATACTGTTAATTTGGGTACTAAATAATTGGAATTTGTTATAA
- a CDS encoding SAM-dependent methyltransferase: MENINEEIVKALDGDDGRLYPYIPYLLQDLWDIGTNPQTVIGLLKDNNIAIGKDTRVLDLGCGKGAVSVQLAKAFGVSVYGIDAMGAFIQEAIAKADEYGVSELCQFEVKDIRDVVQEGKLYDIVIFGAVSPTIVYGNYQDAISSLTKCIKPGGNLILDDGYIEDDSDYQDSRVCKYSELMGLFSSNGFTCIEERYETETVDLNEYYTERIRIRANELSAEYPEQAELFMGYVESQEQECDILANKLVCATWLFKYV, encoded by the coding sequence GTGGAGAATATTAACGAAGAAATTGTAAAGGCATTAGACGGCGATGACGGGCGCTTATACCCGTATATACCGTACTTATTACAAGATTTATGGGATATAGGCACGAATCCGCAAACTGTCATTGGGTTGCTAAAGGATAACAACATAGCTATCGGTAAGGATACGCGTGTCTTAGATTTAGGCTGCGGAAAAGGGGCAGTATCTGTTCAGCTTGCCAAAGCATTCGGGGTATCGGTCTATGGAATTGATGCTATGGGAGCTTTTATACAAGAAGCAATAGCTAAAGCTGATGAATATGGCGTTTCAGAACTATGCCAGTTCGAAGTAAAAGATATTAGAGATGTAGTACAAGAGGGCAAATTATACGATATTGTTATCTTTGGGGCTGTCAGCCCAACAATTGTATATGGCAATTATCAGGATGCGATTTCCTCTTTAACAAAATGTATCAAGCCAGGTGGGAATCTGATTTTAGATGACGGTTATATCGAGGATGACTCAGACTATCAGGATAGTAGAGTATGTAAATATAGCGAGTTAATGGGTCTTTTTAGCTCCAATGGCTTTACCTGTATAGAAGAGCGTTATGAAACAGAAACAGTTGATTTAAATGAATATTATACCGAGAGAATTAGAATAAGGGCAAATGAGCTATCGGCTGAATATCCAGAGCAGGCTGAGTTATTTATGGGCTATGTCGAAAGTCAGGAGCAAGAATGTGATATTCTAGCTAACAAATTGGTTTGTGCAACTTGGTTATTTAAATACGTGTAA
- a CDS encoding DUF4179 domain-containing protein, with translation MDNLEEKLAEERKRIQAIIAPEDMESRLRNALNNKAQERRKQPKRFSSLWKYAAVAMLSLMLIGYNYNAFAYYGKKLLGFDDIISGTLQELNEQGLGQAVDKSAQLIDGAILTIDGIMTDANQTIIYYTLSNDNGLENQANNNLLPTRITGFLTNLNLFTGVSMMNESQTELKGTWTFDSVSPFAKKLTLHFREHDGPNSMKEGSISFPYNPNKALQTQLKQSIRETVTVDRGTIRFQSISATPTSTVIEGKLDVDNFDRLHLGLHGIKLIANGEAIDILGSSVRSGTTFEITYDALPEQIDSLYLAIEEFIGYADIDKTIPLAQQTNDAYSIGGNELWIYGVETTSRGVEITFATEENVLLDNVSIMAGAEQISLRTTINHTEIDAGNDKKLRQRTMVFDTSEPPSSLYIGGVHYIKPYNIMIDIVN, from the coding sequence ATGGATAACTTAGAAGAGAAATTAGCAGAAGAAAGAAAACGAATTCAAGCAATTATAGCACCTGAAGATATGGAAAGTCGCTTGCGAAATGCCTTAAACAATAAAGCTCAGGAGCGCCGTAAACAGCCAAAGAGATTTAGTTCCCTATGGAAATATGCTGCTGTAGCCATGCTGAGTCTTATGCTCATAGGCTATAACTATAACGCCTTTGCCTATTACGGGAAAAAGCTCTTAGGATTTGATGATATTATTTCTGGAACGCTACAGGAACTGAATGAGCAAGGGTTAGGTCAAGCTGTAGATAAAAGCGCTCAGTTAATTGATGGGGCCATATTAACGATTGATGGTATTATGACTGACGCTAATCAAACTATAATCTATTATACGTTGTCTAATGATAATGGGCTAGAAAATCAAGCCAATAACAACTTGCTTCCGACTAGAATCACTGGATTTTTAACCAATTTGAATTTATTTACTGGAGTGTCTATGATGAATGAAAGTCAGACAGAACTTAAGGGAACGTGGACCTTTGATTCCGTTAGTCCATTTGCCAAGAAATTAACTTTGCATTTCCGAGAGCATGATGGACCAAATTCTATGAAAGAAGGGTCAATTTCATTCCCGTATAACCCAAATAAAGCTTTGCAAACACAGCTTAAACAGTCAATCAGAGAAACCGTCACAGTTGATAGAGGTACTATCCGCTTTCAGTCTATTTCAGCAACACCGACGTCAACGGTAATCGAGGGTAAATTAGATGTAGATAACTTCGACAGACTGCACTTAGGTTTACACGGGATAAAGCTAATTGCTAACGGTGAGGCAATTGATATATTAGGCAGTAGTGTACGGAGTGGGACTACCTTTGAAATTACTTATGATGCTTTACCCGAGCAGATTGATTCGCTATACTTGGCAATAGAGGAATTTATCGGCTATGCGGATATTGATAAAACGATTCCTTTAGCACAACAAACAAACGATGCCTATAGCATTGGTGGTAATGAACTATGGATTTATGGTGTAGAAACAACGTCAAGGGGCGTGGAAATTACTTTTGCAACTGAAGAAAATGTACTTCTAGATAATGTTTCGATTATGGCTGGCGCCGAGCAAATCTCACTACGTACGACCATTAACCATACAGAAATAGATGCTGGCAATGACAAAAAACTAAGGCAACGTACTATGGTATTTGATACAAGTGAGCCGCCTAGCTCTTTGTATATTGGTGGAGTGCATTATATTAAGCCTTACAACATAATGATTGATATAGTGAACTAA
- a CDS encoding RNA polymerase sigma factor has protein sequence MDIADLVKQAKKGNKEALLTLIMSEKDAYYRLALTYMHNPNDAMDALEDMIVKLYENINQLKQDSSFYSWSKTVLVNHCKNLLRKKNKVVLIDDWDDSLELNSNSNFIDNSYTSIENQMDIKKMLSYLNNDQREAIKLKYFHDLDYQLIADLTNVPIGTVKSRIFQGLKKLKEQFGGA, from the coding sequence ATGGACATAGCCGATCTTGTAAAACAAGCGAAAAAAGGTAACAAGGAAGCATTACTTACATTAATTATGTCGGAAAAAGATGCCTACTATAGATTAGCTTTAACCTATATGCATAACCCTAATGACGCAATGGATGCATTGGAGGATATGATAGTAAAGCTGTATGAGAATATCAATCAGCTAAAACAAGACAGCTCTTTCTATAGCTGGAGTAAAACTGTATTAGTAAATCACTGTAAAAATCTGCTGCGAAAGAAAAACAAGGTCGTTCTAATAGATGATTGGGATGATTCTTTAGAACTTAATTCAAATAGCAATTTTATCGATAACTCATATACAAGTATTGAAAACCAGATGGATATAAAAAAAATGCTCTCTTATCTTAATAACGATCAGCGGGAAGCAATCAAGCTAAAATACTTTCACGACTTAGATTATCAATTAATTGCAGATTTAACTAACGTCCCAATTGGCACGGTGAAATCAAGAATATTTCAAGGCTTAAAGAAGCTTAAAGAACAATTTGGAGGTGCATAA